In a single window of the Olivibacter sp. SDN3 genome:
- a CDS encoding glycosyltransferase family 1 protein, translated as MQKVKVAFFAEILLEEKDGASRTMFQLIRRIPQQQFEFLFVYGDGPKQLLNYSSVKVPALTIPNNKNYTLSIPVLARQLKKQLDAFNPDIVHIATPSFLGHFALKYAREQHIPVVSIYHTHFVSYIDYYCKHLPFLVRPIKKYLTSKSRKFYNRCDFIYIPSKSIKTELINQGIHSSKMQIWERGIDCKLFNPTKRDPNLLREITGNDLPNILFASRLVWEKNLKTLFRIYQLIKLNAIACNFIVVGDGIARKSCEREMKGAFFLGQLNHEKLATIYASSTIFVFPSISETYGNVVAEAMASGLPCIIAAAGGSKDLIEHAIDGFSCTPDKENEYVARIRTLLENKTLYSKFQVLGLEKSKKLNWDTLANTYFTDIANLGNILPTHKVTS; from the coding sequence ATGCAAAAAGTTAAAGTAGCTTTCTTTGCTGAGATTTTACTTGAAGAGAAAGATGGTGCATCACGAACCATGTTCCAACTCATTAGAAGGATCCCGCAACAGCAATTTGAATTCCTATTTGTATATGGTGATGGCCCTAAACAACTTTTAAATTACTCGTCTGTTAAAGTTCCAGCGCTCACTATCCCCAATAATAAAAATTACACCTTGTCTATTCCCGTATTGGCTCGGCAGCTGAAAAAGCAGCTGGATGCTTTTAATCCCGATATCGTACATATTGCGACACCCTCGTTTTTAGGGCATTTCGCGCTGAAATACGCTAGGGAGCAGCATATCCCAGTTGTCAGCATTTATCATACCCATTTTGTATCTTATATAGACTATTATTGTAAACATCTACCTTTTCTCGTGAGGCCGATCAAAAAATACCTTACATCGAAAAGCAGGAAATTTTACAATAGATGTGATTTTATCTATATACCTTCTAAGAGTATAAAAACAGAATTGATAAATCAGGGTATCCATTCTTCAAAAATGCAAATATGGGAACGGGGTATTGACTGCAAGCTTTTCAATCCGACTAAAAGAGATCCAAACCTATTACGGGAAATAACAGGAAATGATTTACCCAATATATTGTTTGCAAGCCGATTAGTTTGGGAGAAGAACTTAAAAACTTTATTCAGAATATATCAGTTGATTAAGCTAAATGCGATAGCTTGCAATTTTATTGTAGTGGGCGATGGCATAGCTAGAAAAAGTTGTGAGCGGGAAATGAAGGGAGCCTTTTTCCTGGGGCAGCTCAATCATGAAAAATTAGCCACCATTTATGCCTCATCAACTATTTTTGTCTTCCCGTCTATCAGTGAAACCTATGGAAATGTTGTGGCAGAAGCCATGGCCTCTGGTCTACCTTGTATCATCGCAGCTGCCGGTGGGTCAAAGGATCTTATTGAACATGCTATCGATGGTTTTTCCTGTACACCAGATAAGGAAAATGAGTACGTCGCACGAATCCGAACACTTTTAGAAAACAAGACATTGTATAGCAAATTTCAAGTTTTGGGTCTGGAAAAGAGTAAAAAACTAAATTGGGATACCTTGGCTAACACCTATTTTACAGACATCGCAAACCTAGGCAATATACTCCCTACTCATAAAGTTACTTCCTGA
- a CDS encoding lysylphosphatidylglycerol synthase transmembrane domain-containing protein, producing the protein MVKIIKILFVLSIVLSLGIFIVRTDLHLVRLSLLAIKWRFVWLILITFLAYFLGTIAWKLCLGKEGRSVSLFHLYWIRLISETVSMFNPSSIIGGELLKVELVKPYITQENTIINSVIISRLLTISSQLLMCTLAFILLAGQHHQSILNISAPSPMKTIIFLGVALAILVGLYRFGKSIAFFNRLVKRVQIIVSQIRKHCYREKWMLCLAFLVFCLHWFVGSLEFYLILRFLNADIQLIDGLMMDMGVIVFKSLGAFVPGQLGIEEYGNKLMLIAFGFKGMALWLSVSILRRARQLVWIVLSILYYTIPYKKLIRLQAL; encoded by the coding sequence ATGGTTAAAATTATTAAAATACTTTTTGTATTATCTATTGTCTTATCATTGGGAATATTTATCGTACGTACGGATCTTCATTTGGTAAGGCTATCGCTCCTGGCCATCAAATGGAGGTTTGTATGGCTAATCTTAATTACCTTTCTAGCCTATTTCCTTGGAACAATAGCCTGGAAATTGTGTTTAGGAAAGGAAGGTCGATCGGTAAGCCTTTTCCATCTTTATTGGATACGGTTAATCAGTGAAACAGTAAGCATGTTCAATCCGAGTAGCATTATTGGTGGCGAATTACTCAAAGTAGAACTTGTCAAACCCTACATCACTCAAGAAAACACCATCATAAACTCTGTGATTATCTCCCGCTTACTAACGATCAGCTCTCAATTATTGATGTGTACTCTGGCATTTATACTATTAGCCGGTCAACATCACCAATCAATATTAAACATATCAGCTCCTTCACCTATGAAAACAATCATATTCCTAGGTGTTGCCTTAGCTATATTGGTTGGCCTTTATCGGTTCGGTAAAAGCATAGCTTTTTTTAACCGACTTGTAAAACGTGTGCAGATAATCGTCAGTCAAATTCGAAAACATTGTTACCGGGAAAAATGGATGTTGTGTTTAGCCTTTTTGGTTTTCTGTCTCCATTGGTTTGTTGGTTCGTTAGAGTTTTATTTGATTCTCCGCTTTCTAAATGCTGACATTCAGCTAATAGATGGACTCATGATGGATATGGGAGTTATTGTTTTTAAATCGTTAGGTGCCTTTGTTCCCGGACAATTAGGTATTGAAGAGTACGGTAATAAATTGATGTTGATTGCTTTTGGCTTTAAAGGTATGGCTTTGTGGTTAAGCGTATCCATCCTTCGCCGTGCACGTCAGTTAGTTTGGATTGTGCTAAGCATCCTATATTACACCATACCGTACAAGAAACTCATTAGGTTACAAGCCCTTTAA
- a CDS encoding glycosyltransferase family 4 protein, which translates to MKKKCTVYELVYKGVGSRLNFFLGLRREIKNILHRHPNIKIIHFNDAMIACFYSVCGKKFPVKHTVTLHGLDVVFPSWIYRKFIFPQLNSFDLLLPVSKATAAEARLLGINKDKIHVVHNGVDESIAQYKFSLSFHDDFYRRYHIDLKGKHLLIALGRPVKRKGFSWFIEHVMPLLNKDYLLLFIGPFHSRPTPYEKWTRFIPEFLKRKLDLFLGAPSDEAKLRKLLALPPIRKRAKHLGRLPLDEILNLLHHATAFIMPNIAIAGDMEGFGLVCLEAALCGTTVLASNIGGIPDAIVDGKNGYLLPHSDAAIWAERLNNLMQQELPIEHSTAFKHYTLENYSWEKMVNGYYSVFTTLAASSANVAESVSN; encoded by the coding sequence ATGAAAAAAAAATGTACCGTGTACGAATTAGTTTATAAAGGAGTGGGTAGCAGGTTAAACTTTTTTTTAGGTTTACGGCGAGAGATCAAAAATATATTGCATCGACATCCGAATATAAAAATCATCCATTTTAATGATGCCATGATTGCTTGTTTCTACTCGGTATGTGGTAAAAAATTCCCGGTAAAACATACGGTTACCCTACACGGTCTGGATGTGGTTTTTCCAAGTTGGATTTATAGGAAATTCATCTTTCCGCAACTGAATAGTTTTGACTTACTCTTGCCTGTAAGTAAAGCTACGGCTGCCGAAGCCCGTTTGCTAGGAATCAATAAAGATAAAATACATGTTGTACACAATGGTGTAGACGAGTCCATTGCACAGTATAAATTCTCCCTTAGTTTTCATGACGACTTTTATAGACGATACCATATTGATTTAAAAGGCAAACACCTCCTCATAGCTCTTGGGAGGCCTGTCAAAAGAAAAGGGTTCTCTTGGTTTATAGAACATGTGATGCCTTTACTGAACAAGGATTACCTCTTGCTTTTTATTGGGCCATTTCATAGTCGGCCCACCCCATATGAAAAATGGACACGTTTTATCCCAGAATTTTTAAAACGAAAATTGGATCTCTTTTTAGGTGCACCTTCTGACGAAGCAAAATTAAGAAAATTACTGGCACTTCCACCTATTAGAAAGAGAGCCAAACATTTAGGTCGACTGCCATTAGATGAAATTTTAAACCTTTTACATCACGCTACGGCATTTATTATGCCCAATATAGCTATTGCCGGAGACATGGAAGGTTTCGGTTTAGTGTGTTTAGAAGCAGCGCTCTGCGGTACGACGGTGTTGGCATCTAATATTGGCGGGATTCCTGACGCTATTGTTGACGGTAAAAACGGCTACCTGCTTCCTCACTCCGATGCAGCGATATGGGCAGAAAGGCTCAACAATCTTATGCAGCAAGAACTACCTATCGAACATTCTACAGCCTTTAAGCATTACACCCTCGAAAATTACAGTTGGGAAAAAATGGTAAACGGTTACTATAGTGTATTTACAACATTAGCAGCTTCGTCTGCTAATGTTGCGGAATCAGTTTCCAATTAA
- a CDS encoding endonuclease/exonuclease/phosphatase family protein: MEVVLQRKVNNRRMNVIFVLLILTIICVWYFQTCRVPIEVTGFAGFSRVITDELPVSTEGTFSVITYNVAGLPQLICSAVTERTTSITEIGRRLNSYDIVHVQEDFNYNSFLYKSNEHPYKTKTKGKVPFGDGLNTLSKFPIITLHRVPWKNCSGADCLTPKGFTYSRIEVAKNIYIDFYNVHANSADDPGAAAARRKNIKQLSYYIKQHSEGNAVIVMGDLNAHFCYEHDNIRDLLADNDLQDAWVELKSNNNLPVFRAFAKENILELNDDCESIDKILYRSNLQLKLTPSNYRYEYGTFNNEQGFPLSDHCPVSLVFNWKLIPQH, from the coding sequence ATGGAAGTCGTTCTTCAGCGTAAAGTAAATAACAGGCGAATGAATGTCATATTTGTTTTATTGATACTAACTATTATCTGTGTCTGGTATTTTCAGACCTGTAGGGTGCCCATTGAGGTGACGGGTTTTGCTGGTTTTTCTAGGGTAATAACGGACGAATTGCCCGTATCCACGGAGGGAACCTTCTCTGTTATCACCTACAATGTAGCAGGCCTACCGCAATTAATATGTAGTGCGGTTACAGAGCGTACCACGAGCATAACGGAGATCGGTAGACGCCTAAATAGCTACGATATTGTACACGTACAAGAAGATTTTAACTATAATAGTTTCTTATATAAATCCAATGAGCACCCTTATAAAACTAAAACAAAAGGTAAAGTACCGTTTGGAGATGGGTTAAATACCCTATCTAAATTTCCTATCATAACCTTACACCGGGTGCCCTGGAAAAATTGCAGTGGCGCAGATTGCCTAACACCTAAAGGTTTTACCTATAGCAGAATTGAAGTCGCTAAAAATATTTATATCGATTTTTATAATGTACATGCCAACTCCGCTGATGATCCCGGGGCCGCCGCTGCGCGGAGAAAGAATATCAAACAGTTGTCTTATTACATCAAACAGCATTCGGAAGGGAATGCCGTGATTGTTATGGGCGATTTGAATGCACATTTTTGCTATGAGCACGATAATATACGCGATCTCTTAGCTGATAATGATTTGCAAGATGCGTGGGTGGAACTTAAAAGCAACAATAATCTACCGGTATTCAGAGCTTTTGCTAAAGAGAATATCTTGGAGTTGAATGACGACTGTGAGTCCATTGATAAAATTCTTTATCGAAGCAACCTTCAATTGAAACTTACGCCGAGTAACTATCGTTATGAGTATGGAACCTTTAATAATGAGCAAGGGTTTCCATTGTCTGATCACTGTCCCGTTAGTCTAGTGTTTAATTGGAAACTGATTCCGCAACATTAG
- a CDS encoding TonB-dependent receptor codes for MKKTIKTTTFLLLFLLSGSFLAFGQQRGTIKGTVTDASMGNETMPSVSVVVEGTKQGVNTDVQGGYSLSLTPGTHILVFSYIGYQTHKDTVSIRANETLTHDLAMQATANMLDDVVITEEVRRDTESALLRQQMTSAVITQSIGAQEMGRKGISNAEVALTKVTGIAKQEGTSGIFVRGLGDRYNSTFLNGLPLPSNEPTSKNVALNLFGTDVIQSVAISKIYTADTYGDVGGASVNIISKEHTGRPNLEVNVGTGINTQAFGADFKQAANLQKSGFYNIYKPTTIREYQFDSPWSPVVNQRPYNLNFGVTGGNSWNVGRAGSLSLFATVAYENDFTYRKGSERIIGNRQDIVIADYFNVDKYVYTSHTTGMLNVKYRLNERHSLKYNTVFINGSSSSVNEYNVILPPERNQERFMRQTLTLQNQLWLNQLLGEHQLRERLSLDWGASYSLVNADMPDRITNNLILGNNDNYIYNTAAAYSQNRYFQYIDEKEWAGRAALKYQLFPDGANGYKGNLTIGYTGKMKKRNFDANQYNIRILGNVAADKDNIDAFINPTNLDPPESTGSGRFSILTQRNNTNLTPFTYAIDQNIHGGYANFEQHIGSRLNYTLGFRADKVLQKMTWNTNIQLPNLNFRDADIDKLFFLPEATLKYSLTESQNLRFAASKSYTLPQFLEKAPFEYEDVVFISRGNAAVYPSDNYNLDIKWEKFPSRNELLSFGVFGKYIANPISQALINAASPNTFSFVNAGDFAYVVGAELDVRKDFNEYFSGGVNVTYMYTRQELDPQKVTAETEQSIAVNFNTDRDGLQGASPLLVNADLTYKFQGRAFSPTVSIIGNYFYDRIFSLGSFGRGNIVERGYPIIGLVANTDIGRHWQLGLKVNNLTDSRIRMEQQNEDADEEVYSYRRGLDFSLGLKYKIF; via the coding sequence ATGAAGAAGACAATCAAAACCACAACCTTTTTACTTTTATTTTTACTATCAGGTAGCTTTTTAGCCTTTGGCCAACAACGGGGAACGATTAAGGGAACGGTAACTGATGCATCGATGGGCAATGAAACGATGCCCTCGGTTTCTGTAGTCGTTGAAGGCACGAAGCAGGGCGTCAACACGGATGTACAAGGCGGATATTCATTGAGCCTAACCCCGGGAACGCATATTCTGGTTTTCAGCTATATCGGTTATCAAACACATAAAGATACGGTTAGCATAAGAGCAAATGAAACATTAACGCATGATCTAGCCATGCAGGCCACAGCCAATATGTTGGATGATGTCGTGATTACCGAAGAGGTGAGAAGGGATACTGAATCAGCGTTGTTGCGCCAGCAGATGACATCAGCGGTAATTACTCAAAGTATTGGTGCACAGGAAATGGGCCGTAAAGGTATAAGCAATGCAGAAGTAGCACTAACTAAAGTTACCGGTATTGCAAAACAGGAGGGAACATCGGGGATTTTTGTTCGCGGATTAGGTGATCGTTACAATAGCACTTTTTTAAATGGTTTGCCTTTGCCTTCTAACGAGCCAACCAGTAAAAATGTAGCGCTCAATCTTTTTGGCACCGATGTGATACAGTCAGTAGCTATTAGTAAAATATATACAGCCGATACGTATGGAGATGTTGGTGGAGCTTCCGTCAATATTATCTCTAAAGAGCATACAGGTCGTCCCAATTTGGAAGTAAATGTCGGTACGGGTATCAACACACAGGCTTTTGGAGCGGATTTCAAACAAGCCGCCAACCTACAAAAGAGCGGTTTTTATAATATATATAAGCCCACAACAATCCGGGAGTATCAATTTGATAGCCCTTGGTCACCCGTTGTCAATCAAAGGCCATATAACTTGAACTTTGGCGTTACAGGTGGAAATTCATGGAACGTGGGGCGTGCAGGTTCACTTAGTTTATTTGCAACGGTGGCTTATGAAAATGATTTTACTTATCGGAAGGGATCTGAGCGTATTATAGGCAATCGACAAGATATTGTAATTGCGGATTATTTTAATGTAGATAAGTATGTTTATACCAGTCATACAACAGGCATGTTAAATGTAAAGTATAGATTGAATGAACGCCATTCTTTGAAATATAACACTGTTTTTATCAATGGATCTTCAAGTTCTGTTAATGAGTACAATGTAATTCTTCCACCGGAACGTAACCAAGAACGATTTATGCGGCAAACATTGACTTTGCAAAATCAACTATGGTTAAATCAGCTATTGGGTGAACATCAATTAAGAGAGCGGTTGAGTTTGGATTGGGGCGCTTCGTATAGCCTAGTAAATGCTGATATGCCTGATCGTATAACAAATAATTTAATTTTAGGCAACAATGACAATTACATCTATAATACGGCAGCGGCGTATAGTCAGAATCGCTATTTCCAGTATATCGATGAAAAGGAGTGGGCTGGTCGAGCTGCGTTGAAATATCAACTGTTTCCAGATGGAGCTAATGGATACAAGGGCAATCTTACAATTGGTTACACAGGTAAGATGAAAAAGCGAAATTTTGATGCCAACCAATATAATATACGTATTTTAGGAAACGTCGCAGCAGATAAAGATAATATTGATGCATTTATTAATCCTACTAATTTAGACCCTCCAGAGTCCACTGGTTCAGGACGTTTCAGCATATTAACACAACGTAATAACACTAATTTAACGCCCTTCACTTATGCCATTGATCAAAATATTCATGGCGGGTATGCCAACTTTGAACAGCATATCGGCAGCAGGTTGAATTATACTTTAGGATTTAGAGCTGATAAAGTATTGCAGAAAATGACTTGGAATACAAACATACAGCTACCGAATTTAAACTTTCGGGACGCCGATATTGATAAATTGTTTTTCTTACCAGAAGCTACATTGAAGTATAGTTTAACCGAAAGTCAAAATCTACGTTTTGCTGCAAGTAAGTCTTATACCTTACCACAGTTTCTAGAAAAGGCTCCCTTTGAGTACGAAGATGTTGTTTTTATAAGTAGAGGTAACGCAGCAGTTTATCCCTCAGACAATTATAATTTAGATATTAAGTGGGAGAAATTTCCCAGTCGGAATGAGCTTTTATCTTTCGGCGTATTTGGTAAATATATTGCCAATCCGATCAGTCAGGCGCTGATTAATGCAGCTTCACCTAATACGTTTTCTTTCGTAAATGCTGGTGATTTTGCCTATGTGGTCGGAGCAGAACTGGATGTAAGAAAGGATTTTAACGAATACTTTTCGGGAGGCGTAAATGTAACTTACATGTATACCCGCCAAGAATTGGATCCACAAAAAGTAACCGCCGAGACTGAACAATCGATAGCGGTAAATTTTAACACCGATAGAGACGGACTTCAGGGAGCTTCTCCATTATTAGTAAATGCGGATTTGACTTACAAATTTCAGGGCCGGGCTTTTAGTCCTACCGTATCCATTATCGGTAACTATTTCTACGACCGTATTTTTTCACTCGGATCTTTTGGGCGTGGAAATATTGTGGAAAGGGGATACCCTATTATTGGATTGGTCGCTAACACAGATATCGGCCGTCACTGGCAGCTGGGTCTAAAGGTGAATAATTTAACGGATAGCCGTATCCGTATGGAACAACAGAATGAGGATGCGGATGAGGAAGTTTATTCCTATCGTAGAGGGTTGGATTTTAGTCTCGGACTCAAATATAAAATCTTTTAA
- a CDS encoding sugar phosphate isomerase/epimerase, producing MNFSKYVLGSMILLFSVILGPVSTKAQDYPEDKLGWKLGTQAYSFNRFTFAEAVAKTDSCDLKYIEAYPGQTVGGGIEGKMDFTMEPEKREQILQLLKDKGVKLVAFGVVSADSPEGWKQLFEFAKAMGIKNINTEPKQEDLPLIGKLANEYKIKVSIHNHPKPTQYWSPEIVLNAVQLANSKYVGACADIGHWVRSGLDPVECLQKYAGHINHLHIKDLNEQSREAHDVHWGTGVGNIKGVMQELKKQKFKGMLSAEYEHNWLANSADIAASAVNFRNLVKELE from the coding sequence ATGAATTTTAGCAAATATGTATTAGGCAGCATGATCTTGCTGTTTAGTGTTATCCTTGGTCCGGTTTCTACGAAAGCACAAGACTATCCGGAGGATAAACTAGGATGGAAATTGGGCACACAGGCCTACAGCTTTAACCGTTTCACATTTGCCGAAGCGGTAGCAAAAACCGATAGCTGTGACCTGAAATATATTGAGGCTTATCCGGGGCAAACAGTTGGGGGTGGTATTGAGGGGAAAATGGACTTTACTATGGAACCTGAAAAAAGGGAGCAGATATTACAGTTATTGAAGGATAAAGGGGTAAAGCTGGTTGCTTTCGGTGTGGTAAGTGCAGATTCGCCAGAGGGATGGAAGCAGCTTTTTGAGTTTGCCAAAGCGATGGGAATCAAAAATATCAATACAGAGCCTAAGCAAGAAGACCTGCCTTTAATAGGGAAATTAGCGAATGAATATAAAATAAAAGTGTCTATCCATAACCATCCAAAACCTACGCAATATTGGAGCCCAGAGATTGTGTTGAACGCCGTGCAATTAGCTAATAGTAAATACGTAGGTGCCTGTGCCGATATTGGTCATTGGGTACGGTCTGGTTTGGACCCAGTAGAATGCTTACAGAAATACGCTGGTCATATTAACCATCTGCATATTAAAGACCTTAACGAGCAATCGCGAGAAGCCCATGATGTACATTGGGGTACCGGTGTAGGTAATATAAAGGGCGTGATGCAGGAACTAAAGAAGCAAAAGTTCAAAGGCATGCTCTCTGCAGAATATGAGCACAACTGGCTGGCCAATTCTGCGGATATCGCTGCTAGTGCAGTGAATTTTAGAAATCTCGTAAAAGAATTGGAGTAA
- a CDS encoding aldo/keto reductase, which produces MNTLGKSDLVVSEVSFGCMSLGDNQGQASNLLQKAYDQGINFFDTADLYDKGINELHVGTALKPMRKDVIIATKVGNQWKSDGSGWDWNPSKAYILKAVEQSLKRLQTDYIDLYQLHGGTIDDPIDETIEAFELLKEQGKIRWYGISSIRPNVIREYVERSNMVSVMMQYSLLDHRPEEEVLQLLVDHQISVITRGTLAQGRLLGKKEESYLQFTPSEVTKAAKAITQLAENLDKRKIDITLAYVLSHPAVASSVIGVRTAEQLDEAIHAWKALPRLTADQQRYLRQQVRTFVYDNHR; this is translated from the coding sequence ATGAATACATTGGGTAAATCTGATTTGGTAGTAAGCGAAGTAAGTTTTGGCTGTATGTCTTTAGGCGATAATCAGGGGCAAGCGAGTAACTTATTGCAGAAAGCATATGACCAAGGAATAAACTTTTTCGATACGGCAGATCTTTATGACAAAGGAATTAATGAACTGCATGTTGGAACAGCCCTCAAGCCTATGCGTAAAGACGTCATTATAGCAACAAAAGTAGGCAATCAATGGAAAAGTGATGGAAGTGGTTGGGATTGGAATCCCAGTAAAGCATACATTCTCAAGGCTGTAGAGCAAAGTTTGAAACGGCTACAAACCGATTATATAGACCTTTATCAGTTACATGGAGGCACTATAGATGACCCGATAGATGAAACTATTGAAGCATTTGAATTATTGAAAGAACAAGGTAAAATCAGATGGTACGGTATCTCTTCTATTCGGCCAAATGTTATCAGGGAATATGTAGAACGTTCAAATATGGTTTCAGTCATGATGCAATATAGCCTACTGGATCATCGTCCGGAGGAAGAAGTACTACAACTATTGGTGGATCATCAAATAAGCGTCATCACCAGAGGTACATTGGCACAGGGCAGATTGTTGGGCAAAAAGGAGGAGAGTTATCTACAATTTACGCCCAGCGAAGTAACAAAAGCAGCAAAAGCAATTACGCAGCTTGCAGAAAATTTGGATAAACGAAAAATAGATATAACTTTAGCTTATGTATTAAGTCATCCGGCCGTTGCTTCATCCGTAATTGGTGTACGCACAGCAGAGCAGCTGGATGAGGCAATTCATGCATGGAAAGCATTGCCTAGATTAACAGCGGATCAACAGAGATATTTACGGCAGCAGGTAAGAACATTTGTTTATGATAATCATCGGTAA
- a CDS encoding FKBP-type peptidyl-prolyl cis-trans isomerase, with the protein MIKQLILISFLSVGTFEANARQQKVDNKKNTHPIERTPMFESKIDSASYAFGLSMARDLKKRGLKNLNGELVSQAIEDFFSDKPLQITEDQEYKAISEVLTAAAEELKNEQSAAGDKFLAENKNKAGIHITSSGLQYEIIRDTEGPKPQSTDSVTVNYKGALLDGKVFDSSYDRGEPISFQLNRVIQGWQEGLQLMPVGSHYRFYIPYELGYGERGAGNDIPPFSVLIFDVELLKIGG; encoded by the coding sequence ATGATAAAACAATTAATACTTATAAGCTTCTTATCTGTCGGTACATTTGAGGCAAATGCTCGGCAACAGAAAGTCGATAATAAAAAAAATACACATCCAATAGAAAGAACACCAATGTTTGAAAGTAAAATTGATTCAGCATCTTATGCGTTTGGCCTAAGTATGGCCAGAGATCTAAAAAAGAGAGGATTGAAAAACCTTAATGGTGAGCTGGTGTCGCAGGCAATTGAAGATTTCTTTTCAGATAAACCTCTGCAGATAACCGAAGACCAAGAATACAAAGCTATCAGTGAGGTGCTTACTGCAGCTGCAGAAGAGTTGAAAAATGAACAAAGTGCTGCAGGAGATAAATTTTTGGCCGAAAATAAAAACAAAGCAGGTATCCATATTACATCGAGCGGATTGCAATATGAGATTATAAGGGATACCGAAGGGCCAAAACCTCAGTCCACAGATTCCGTAACCGTTAATTATAAAGGCGCATTATTAGACGGTAAAGTATTTGATAGTTCATATGATCGTGGAGAACCGATATCTTTCCAGCTGAACCGTGTCATTCAAGGGTGGCAAGAAGGACTGCAGTTAATGCCTGTTGGATCTCATTACCGTTTTTATATTCCATACGAGTTAGGTTATGGTGAACGTGGCGCAGGGAATGATATCCCTCCGTTCAGTGTACTGATCTTTGATGTAGAATTGCTTAAAATAGGTGGTTAA
- a CDS encoding GH1 family beta-glucosidase: MHRTAFGDEFVWGVSTAAYQIEGAHEADGKGKSIWDEFSRKSGKIRDQEHADITCDFYNKYVDDIQLMKTMNISHYRFSISWTRILPDGVGQVNPLGVQFYNNVINECLKQGITPWVTLYHWDLPQVLEDRGGWTNREVLGWFEEFATVCLNNFGDRIKHWMVLNEPVVFTGAGYFFGKHAPGKWGLRHFLPAVHHVTLSMGRIGRLIRKMCPEAVIGTTFSHSPLEPISLKKRHIKALRRADAIVNRLFIEPILGLGYPLDAVRSLKAIKKYILPGDEEAMPFDFDFIGLQTYTREFIQFSLLMPYIWANIVEPKKRGVTKTTLMNWEIYPPALFDALRRLSSYPKIPPIYVTENGAAFEDILEDGKVNDVERRTYLQDHIAQVLKAKQLGVNVKGYFVWTFTDNFEWAEGYHPRFGLVYIDFKTQQRIVKESGKWYAEWLADS; the protein is encoded by the coding sequence ATGCATAGGACAGCGTTTGGAGACGAATTTGTATGGGGGGTATCGACAGCAGCTTATCAGATTGAAGGTGCACATGAAGCCGATGGAAAAGGAAAATCTATATGGGATGAATTTAGCAGAAAAAGTGGTAAAATAAGGGACCAAGAGCATGCAGACATAACTTGCGATTTTTATAATAAGTATGTGGATGATATTCAGCTAATGAAAACCATGAATATATCCCATTATCGTTTTTCAATATCATGGACACGTATTTTGCCAGATGGCGTTGGCCAAGTGAATCCCTTGGGTGTACAATTTTATAATAATGTAATTAACGAATGCCTGAAGCAGGGCATAACGCCATGGGTAACTCTTTATCATTGGGACTTACCTCAAGTATTGGAAGACCGGGGTGGTTGGACCAATAGAGAGGTATTGGGATGGTTTGAAGAGTTTGCTACCGTATGCCTAAACAATTTTGGCGATAGAATAAAACATTGGATGGTATTAAATGAGCCCGTTGTTTTTACCGGTGCAGGTTATTTTTTTGGTAAACATGCCCCAGGTAAGTGGGGTTTACGACATTTTTTGCCGGCCGTTCATCATGTTACACTGAGCATGGGCAGAATAGGCCGACTAATACGAAAAATGTGCCCGGAAGCCGTTATTGGCACGACCTTTTCCCATTCACCTTTAGAACCTATCTCCCTAAAGAAAAGACACATTAAAGCTTTACGCCGTGCAGATGCGATAGTAAACAGATTATTTATAGAGCCCATTTTAGGATTAGGTTACCCCTTGGATGCGGTTAGGTCTTTAAAAGCAATAAAAAAATATATTTTACCGGGAGATGAAGAAGCGATGCCCTTTGATTTTGATTTTATAGGCTTACAGACTTACACAAGGGAGTTTATACAATTTTCATTGCTGATGCCTTATATTTGGGCAAATATTGTAGAACCCAAAAAAAGGGGGGTAACCAAAACCACCTTGATGAATTGGGAGATTTATCCACCTGCGTTATTCGACGCGCTGCGAAGGTTAAGCAGTTATCCTAAAATACCACCTATTTATGTTACAGAAAATGGCGCTGCGTTTGAAGATATATTGGAAGATGGAAAAGTTAATGATGTTGAGCGAAGAACTTATTTACAGGACCACATAGCACAGGTGCTAAAAGCAAAGCAGTTGGGAGTTAATGTAAAAGGATATTTTGTATGGACTTTTACTGACAATTTCGAATGGGCAGAAGGCTATCACCCCCGCTTTGGATTGGTGTATATTGACTTCAAAACACAGCAACGTATCGTGAAAGAAAGTGGTAAGTGGTACGCGGAATGGCTGGCGGATAGTTAA